A stretch of Carnobacterium iners DNA encodes these proteins:
- the radA gene encoding DNA repair protein RadA: MAKKISTKFVCQACGYESPKWMGRCPNCGAWNQMEEEVIADKNNRRSRVSMTGKSAKAQTIQEITVSKIPRVKTKLAELNRVLGGGVVPGSLILIGGDPGIGKSTLLLQVSAQLNDTGGKVLYVSGEESASQLKMSANRLGVKGDNFYIYPETDMAAIRQTIEEIKPDFVVIDSIQTMSQPDVSSVVGSVSQVRESTADLMKIAKTNNIAIFIVGHVTKEGSIAGPKMLEHMVDTVLYFEGDRHHTFRILRAVKNRFGSTNEIGIFEMRNGGLVEVLNPSEMFLEERLAGATGSAVVAAMEGTRPILAEIQSLITPTVFGNAKRTVSGLDHNRVSLIMAVLEKRAGMLLQNQDAYLKAAGGVKLDEPAIDLAIAMSITSSYQEKETRPKDCFIGEIGLTGEVRRVSRIDQRVQEAAKLGFTRIFIPKNNIGGWTFPKDIEVVGVSTITDSIRKAFDNK; encoded by the coding sequence GTGGCAAAAAAAATATCAACTAAGTTTGTCTGCCAAGCTTGTGGATACGAATCTCCGAAATGGATGGGACGTTGCCCAAACTGTGGTGCATGGAATCAAATGGAAGAAGAAGTGATTGCAGATAAGAACAATCGTAGAAGTCGTGTTAGTATGACTGGAAAGTCTGCTAAGGCTCAAACGATTCAAGAGATTACTGTTTCAAAAATACCAAGAGTAAAAACGAAATTAGCCGAATTAAATCGTGTACTAGGTGGAGGGGTCGTTCCAGGCTCTTTGATTCTAATTGGAGGAGATCCAGGAATTGGTAAATCAACCCTCTTGCTACAAGTTTCTGCTCAGTTAAATGATACTGGTGGTAAAGTGTTATACGTATCGGGTGAAGAAAGTGCAAGTCAACTAAAAATGAGTGCAAATCGATTAGGCGTTAAAGGTGATAATTTTTATATTTACCCTGAAACAGATATGGCCGCTATTCGTCAGACGATTGAAGAAATAAAACCAGACTTTGTTGTTATTGACTCAATCCAAACGATGAGTCAACCAGATGTTTCAAGTGTTGTTGGAAGTGTTAGCCAAGTACGAGAAAGTACAGCAGATTTAATGAAAATAGCCAAGACTAATAATATTGCTATTTTTATTGTAGGACATGTAACTAAAGAAGGGTCTATTGCTGGGCCTAAAATGCTAGAACATATGGTAGATACGGTTCTTTATTTTGAAGGAGACCGACACCACACGTTTCGTATTTTAAGAGCTGTTAAAAACCGTTTTGGTTCAACGAATGAAATTGGAATCTTTGAAATGAGAAATGGTGGTTTAGTAGAAGTTCTCAACCCTTCTGAGATGTTCCTTGAAGAACGACTAGCTGGAGCAACAGGATCAGCTGTTGTAGCTGCAATGGAAGGCACAAGACCAATCCTAGCAGAGATTCAATCGTTGATTACACCGACTGTTTTTGGAAACGCCAAACGGACGGTAAGTGGCTTAGATCATAATCGAGTATCACTAATTATGGCTGTTTTAGAAAAAAGAGCAGGTATGTTGCTACAAAATCAAGATGCCTATTTAAAAGCAGCTGGTGGAGTGAAATTAGATGAGCCTGCTATCGACTTAGCGATTGCGATGAGTATTACCTCTAGTTATCAAGAAAAAGAAACACGTCCAAAAGACTGTTTTATTGGTGAGATAGGGCTTACGGGAGAAGTAAGAAGAGTAAGTCGTATTGATCAAAGGGTTCAAGAAGCTGCCAAATTAGGGTTCACTCGTATTTTTATTCCTAAAAATAATATTGGTGGGTGGACATTCCCTAAAGATATTGAAGTCGTAGGAGTATCAACTATTACGGACAGTATTCGAAAAGCTTTTGATAATAAATAA
- a CDS encoding PIN/TRAM domain-containing protein, translating to MAKKIIMGMFVLIGGSIGASFLPLVWDIFNVSNQFMDYSFVNIVIGAIIFLFISLPTTKYIEQGIKKIEVLLSQQSLTYLLFGSIGTITGMVLAWLGSLFLIGLSWPFISSILPIILMFIFAYLGFRIGTTRREEWQKMFQTKSKRNVELEEENQLLERKSDETFRKYKILDTSVIIDGRIYDIAKTGFVEGVLLIPNFVLQELQYIADSSDSLKRVRGRRGLDILNALQKENDMDVEMYDGDFEDIAEVDTKLIKLAKLLDGVVVTNDYNLNKVSEFQNVPVLNINELANAVKPVVIPGEQMTVMVVKIGTERNQGVAYLDDGTMIVVEDGQYFMNKTINVVVTSALQTAAGRMIFAKPVHSQKGIKEKE from the coding sequence TTGGCTAAAAAAATTATTATGGGAATGTTTGTATTAATTGGTGGAAGTATTGGAGCAAGCTTTTTACCATTAGTATGGGATATTTTTAATGTTTCAAATCAATTTATGGACTATAGCTTTGTGAATATTGTGATTGGTGCTATTATATTTTTATTCATTTCTCTTCCCACCACAAAGTATATTGAGCAAGGGATTAAAAAAATAGAAGTATTATTAAGCCAGCAAAGCCTTACTTACTTGTTATTTGGAAGTATTGGAACAATTACAGGGATGGTGTTAGCTTGGTTAGGTAGTCTTTTCTTAATCGGTTTATCATGGCCGTTTATCAGCAGCATCTTACCCATTATTTTAATGTTTATTTTTGCTTATCTTGGTTTTCGTATTGGTACAACTAGACGCGAAGAGTGGCAAAAAATGTTCCAAACGAAATCTAAAAGGAATGTAGAATTAGAAGAAGAAAACCAGTTGTTAGAAAGAAAGTCAGATGAAACCTTTAGAAAATATAAAATTTTAGATACTAGTGTGATTATCGATGGCAGGATTTATGATATTGCTAAAACAGGTTTTGTTGAAGGGGTATTGTTAATACCTAACTTTGTTTTGCAAGAATTACAATACATTGCAGACTCTTCAGATAGCCTTAAGCGTGTAAGAGGACGTAGAGGACTAGATATTTTAAATGCTTTGCAAAAAGAAAATGATATGGATGTCGAAATGTACGATGGCGACTTTGAGGATATTGCTGAAGTGGATACAAAATTAATTAAACTTGCAAAACTTTTAGATGGAGTAGTTGTTACTAACGATTACAATCTAAATAAAGTTAGTGAGTTCCAAAACGTACCCGTACTAAATATCAATGAACTAGCTAATGCTGTAAAACCGGTTGTGATACCAGGTGAACAAATGACCGTAATGGTTGTTAAAATCGGGACAGAACGCAATCAAGGAGTAGCGTATCTAGATGATGGGACAATGATTGTAGTAGAAGACGGGCAGTACTTTATGAATAAAACAATCAATGTAGTTGTGACAAGTGCACTTCAAACGGCTGCAGGCCGTATGATTTTTGCAAAACCAGTTCATTCTCAAAAAGGAATTAAAGAAAAAGAATAG
- a CDS encoding Mini-ribonuclease 3: MIPHKEQDGEENNKEEINKDWSLLNGLALAYVGDAIYEIYIRDHLVEIGFTRPNQLHKTATKYVSAKAQNMLMHEMLDEKELLTEKEIEMYKRGRNSKSHTTAKNADVITYRTSTGFEALMGYLHLSKQTKRLEELINWCIHTVEVKNNVQR; encoded by the coding sequence ATGATACCCCACAAGGAACAAGATGGAGAAGAGAACAATAAAGAAGAAATAAATAAAGATTGGTCTTTATTAAATGGTCTAGCCTTAGCGTATGTAGGAGATGCTATTTACGAAATTTACATTCGTGATCATTTAGTTGAAATTGGATTTACACGTCCTAATCAATTGCATAAAACGGCAACGAAGTATGTTTCAGCTAAAGCACAAAATATGCTGATGCATGAAATGTTAGATGAAAAAGAGTTGTTGACTGAAAAAGAAATCGAGATGTATAAGCGTGGCCGAAATTCAAAAAGCCATACAACAGCAAAAAATGCAGATGTTATCACGTATCGTACCTCGACAGGGTTTGAAGCATTGATGGGATATTTGCATTTATCAAAGCAAACAAAACGACTGGAAGAATTAATTAATTGGTGTATTCACACTGTGGAGGTAAAAAATAATGTCCAAAGATAA
- a CDS encoding sigma-70 family RNA polymerase sigma factor, producing the protein MLENDDLFTQMSDNEIITVIKNGDNTPFDVIFRRYHALSVKITKDFYLKSFESDDFLQEARMVFNKTIHTFNSEKGHTFGNFYKLNLKHHIYSLVRKDMAKKRIIEKNAESLEEMLESQQGMQYILQGKDQLPTIEILQVRERLADYQDTLSEFEQRVFLDFIHNKDVESISSNLNCDALQVKNALDRCKRKLKQLLE; encoded by the coding sequence ATGCTAGAGAACGATGACCTTTTTACACAAATGAGTGATAACGAAATAATAACGGTTATAAAAAATGGAGATAATACTCCTTTTGATGTTATTTTTAGGCGCTACCATGCTTTGTCTGTAAAGATAACGAAAGATTTTTATTTGAAAAGTTTTGAGTCAGATGATTTTTTGCAAGAAGCTAGAATGGTTTTTAACAAAACCATTCATACTTTCAATAGTGAAAAAGGTCACACGTTCGGTAATTTTTATAAACTAAACTTAAAACATCATATATATAGTCTTGTTCGTAAAGACATGGCAAAGAAAAGAATAATTGAAAAAAATGCTGAATCACTAGAAGAAATGTTAGAAAGCCAACAAGGTATGCAGTACATACTACAAGGGAAGGATCAATTGCCAACAATCGAAATACTTCAAGTTCGAGAAAGACTGGCTGATTATCAAGATACATTATCAGAATTCGAACAACGTGTATTTTTAGATTTTATTCACAATAAAGATGTTGAGTCAATTTCATCTAATTTGAATTGCGACGCTTTACAAGTTAAGAATGCTTTAGATCGTTGTAAGCGTAAGCTAAAACAATTACTTGAGTAA
- the gltX gene encoding glutamate--tRNA ligase → MTKKVRVRYAPSPTGNLHIGNARTALFNYLFAKHNNGDFIIRIEDTDQKRNIENGEKSQLENLKWLGMDWDESPEKPGKYGPYRQSERRSIYDPLVDQLLMGSRAYKCYCSEEELESERDAQRNRGEMPHYGGKCANLSPKEQKVKEAEGIEPVIRFRVSPENTYSFEDMVKGTITFEASSVGGDFVIAKRDGMPTYNFAVAVDDHYMEITHVLRGDDHIANTPKQLMIYEAFGWKPPTFGHMTLIINSETGKKLSKRDESILQFIEQYHDLGYLPEAMFNFIALLGWSPVGEEEIFDQANFIKMFNPDRLSKSPAAFDPKKLDWINNQYMKQTDLETLTTLAMPHLVKADYVEENLSDDKKEWVQRVIGLYHDQMSYGAEITTLASLFFTETPELDEAAKEILAGETVLEVLNAFDKVISDLESFDAVSIKAGIKSIQKETGIKGKNLFMPIRVGVTGQVHGPELPETIELLGREKTKAHLQTAISHL, encoded by the coding sequence ATGACGAAAAAAGTTCGCGTACGCTATGCACCAAGCCCAACCGGAAATTTACACATCGGAAACGCTCGAACAGCTTTGTTTAATTACTTATTTGCTAAGCATAATAATGGTGATTTTATCATAAGAATTGAAGATACAGATCAAAAACGTAACATTGAAAATGGCGAAAAGAGTCAATTAGAAAACCTGAAATGGTTGGGAATGGATTGGGATGAAAGTCCCGAGAAACCGGGTAAATACGGCCCATACAGACAATCTGAAAGACGATCTATTTATGATCCATTAGTTGATCAATTACTAATGGGAAGTCGTGCATACAAATGTTACTGTTCTGAAGAAGAACTAGAATCAGAACGTGACGCGCAGCGTAATCGCGGGGAAATGCCTCACTATGGTGGGAAATGTGCTAACTTATCTCCTAAAGAGCAAAAAGTTAAAGAAGCTGAGGGTATTGAACCTGTTATTCGTTTTAGAGTTTCACCAGAAAACACTTATAGTTTTGAAGATATGGTAAAAGGAACGATTACATTTGAAGCAAGTAGCGTTGGGGGAGATTTTGTTATTGCTAAACGTGATGGTATGCCAACATATAATTTTGCTGTAGCAGTAGATGATCATTATATGGAAATCACTCATGTATTGCGTGGAGACGATCATATCGCTAATACGCCAAAACAATTGATGATTTATGAGGCATTTGGTTGGAAACCACCTACTTTTGGGCATATGACTTTAATCATTAATAGTGAAACAGGTAAAAAATTAAGCAAACGTGATGAAAGTATTTTACAATTTATTGAACAGTACCATGATTTAGGTTATTTACCAGAAGCCATGTTTAATTTTATTGCTTTACTTGGTTGGTCACCAGTTGGAGAAGAGGAGATCTTTGACCAAGCGAACTTTATAAAAATGTTTAATCCAGACCGCTTGAGCAAGTCGCCAGCAGCCTTTGATCCTAAAAAATTAGATTGGATCAATAACCAATATATGAAACAAACGGATTTAGAAACACTAACGACATTAGCTATGCCTCATTTGGTTAAAGCAGACTATGTAGAAGAAAATTTATCTGACGATAAAAAAGAATGGGTCCAAAGAGTGATTGGTTTGTATCATGATCAAATGAGTTATGGTGCTGAAATCACAACATTAGCTAGTTTGTTCTTTACAGAAACGCCAGAACTAGATGAAGCAGCAAAAGAAATATTAGCTGGAGAAACGGTTTTAGAGGTGCTTAATGCATTTGATAAAGTTATTTCAGACTTAGAAAGTTTTGATGCAGTTAGTATTAAAGCAGGTATCAAATCTATCCAAAAAGAAACAGGTATTAAAGGAAAGAATCTCTTTATGCCAATTAGAGTTGGAGTAACAGGACAAGTTCATGGTCCTGAGTTACCTGAAACGATTGAATTACTTGGTCGCGAAAAAACAAAGGCGCATTTGCAAACGGCTATTTCTCATCTTTGA
- the cysS gene encoding cysteine--tRNA ligase, which yields MIKIYNTLTREKEVFTPLEPGKVKMYVCGPTVYNYIHIGNARSTVAFDTVRRYLEYRDYEVRFISNFTDVDNKIIRAAKELNVTAPEVADRFIEAYYKDTKALGVRDATANPRVMDNIPEIVDFIAVLIEKGYAYAVDGDVYYRTRKFKKYGRLSGISIDELEVGASKRTESSENDKKEDPLDFALWKAVKADEINWESPWGPGRPGWHIECSVMATKYLGDTIDIHAGGQDLSFPHHENEIAQSEAKTGHTFANYWMHNGFVTMDNEKMSKSLGNFVLVHDMIKEMDPQILRFFMATTQYRRPISYNEATIEEAKTNLNKLRRAFDNISYRLIDASKALLSDSDYLKQLAVIKNQFIEEMDDDFNSANGITVIYELVKLMNIYSEQDNVSEVVLKAMLSQFKELMQIFGITFGTEELVDNKIEELIEERNTARLNKDFKRSDEIRDLLKKEGIILDDTPQGTRWRREQ from the coding sequence ATGATAAAAATATACAATACTTTAACAAGAGAAAAAGAGGTTTTTACGCCGTTAGAACCAGGTAAAGTAAAGATGTATGTTTGTGGTCCAACAGTGTATAATTACATTCACATCGGAAATGCTCGTAGTACAGTAGCATTTGATACCGTAAGACGTTATCTAGAATACCGAGATTATGAAGTAAGATTTATCTCTAACTTTACGGATGTAGATAACAAAATCATTCGTGCAGCTAAAGAACTTAATGTAACAGCTCCAGAGGTAGCTGATCGTTTTATTGAGGCTTATTATAAAGATACTAAAGCTCTAGGTGTTAGAGACGCAACAGCTAATCCGCGAGTAATGGACAATATTCCTGAAATAGTCGACTTTATAGCGGTTCTAATTGAAAAAGGATACGCATATGCCGTTGATGGAGATGTATATTATAGAACGCGTAAATTCAAAAAATATGGAAGATTAAGTGGGATATCTATTGATGAATTAGAAGTTGGAGCTAGTAAACGAACGGAATCGAGTGAGAATGATAAGAAAGAAGATCCTTTAGATTTTGCTTTATGGAAGGCTGTCAAGGCAGATGAAATTAATTGGGAATCTCCTTGGGGGCCTGGTCGACCGGGTTGGCATATTGAGTGTTCAGTGATGGCAACTAAATACCTGGGTGACACCATTGATATTCACGCAGGAGGACAAGATTTATCTTTTCCACATCATGAAAATGAGATAGCTCAAAGTGAAGCTAAAACGGGTCACACATTTGCTAATTATTGGATGCATAACGGATTTGTGACAATGGATAACGAAAAAATGAGTAAGTCTCTTGGAAACTTTGTGTTGGTGCATGATATGATAAAAGAAATGGATCCTCAGATTCTGCGATTCTTCATGGCTACTACGCAATATAGAAGACCGATTAGTTACAACGAGGCGACGATTGAAGAGGCTAAAACGAATTTAAATAAACTAAGAAGAGCATTTGATAATATTTCTTACCGTTTAATAGATGCGTCGAAAGCTTTACTTAGCGATTCAGATTATTTAAAACAACTAGCAGTAATAAAAAACCAGTTTATTGAAGAAATGGACGATGATTTTAATTCAGCAAATGGAATTACAGTTATTTATGAACTAGTAAAATTAATGAATATCTACAGTGAACAAGATAACGTTTCAGAAGTAGTTTTAAAAGCTATGCTTTCACAATTCAAAGAGCTAATGCAAATTTTTGGCATTACTTTTGGTACAGAAGAATTGGTTGATAATAAAATTGAAGAATTAATTGAAGAAAGAAATACTGCGCGATTAAATAAAGATTTTAAACGAAGTGATGAAATTAGAGATTTACTAAAAAAGGAAGGAATTATTTTAGATGATACCCCACAAGGAACAAGATGGAGAAGAGAACAATAA
- a CDS encoding Gx transporter family protein, with protein MTKNQKIVYIALLAAQAVILGLVERSIPFPFTFAPGAKLGIANLITIIALFTLPLKDSFTVVWIRLIMTTLLGGTLSTFLYSFAGTLLSYLGMLAVKQLGPKYVSIIGISATGGILHNTGQLAVASWISQTWTVMLYLPILSFMGILSGIAIGIAANYLMEHVQTLREFRVIYYDKINS; from the coding sequence ATGACAAAAAACCAAAAAATTGTTTACATTGCTTTGTTAGCTGCTCAAGCTGTTATTTTGGGTTTAGTTGAGCGAAGCATTCCTTTTCCATTTACATTTGCTCCAGGAGCAAAACTAGGAATTGCTAACTTAATTACGATTATCGCGTTGTTCACTCTTCCTTTAAAAGATAGTTTTACTGTTGTTTGGATTCGATTGATTATGACAACTTTATTAGGAGGTACACTCTCAACTTTTTTATACAGCTTTGCTGGTACCCTATTAAGTTATTTAGGCATGTTAGCAGTGAAACAATTGGGACCAAAGTATGTTAGCATCATTGGAATTAGTGCAACCGGAGGAATTTTACACAATACTGGACAATTAGCTGTTGCTAGCTGGATCTCTCAAACTTGGACAGTTATGCTGTACTTACCTATCTTATCCTTTATGGGTATTTTATCTGGTATTGCTATCGGAATTGCAGCCAATTACTTAATGGAACATGTTCAAACACTTAGAGAATTTAGAGTTATTTATTACGATAAAATTAACAGTTAA
- a CDS encoding NYN domain-containing protein → MKKELLIIDGYNMIGSWPELVKLKDKDKMEDARELLLHELANYQQYTGIETRIIFGAQLVPGIQKSYKKYTLTVVFTKEGETADSYIERIIGEENLLITQVTVATSDLAEQWLVFQKGALRKSANELYKDLQTAKKAIASDAKEYHFQQYRRNSPWNRLQLDKLEKLRDDLTKR, encoded by the coding sequence ATGAAAAAAGAATTGTTAATTATTGACGGATATAATATGATAGGTTCGTGGCCAGAATTAGTGAAATTAAAAGATAAAGATAAGATGGAAGACGCTAGAGAACTGTTGCTTCATGAATTAGCGAATTATCAACAATATACAGGTATTGAAACCCGTATAATATTCGGTGCTCAACTTGTTCCTGGCATCCAAAAATCATATAAAAAATATACATTAACGGTTGTTTTCACGAAAGAAGGAGAAACCGCGGATAGTTATATTGAAAGGATTATTGGAGAAGAAAATTTATTAATTACGCAAGTGACAGTTGCAACAAGTGATCTTGCGGAGCAGTGGTTGGTTTTTCAAAAAGGAGCACTACGTAAATCTGCTAACGAACTCTATAAAGATTTACAAACGGCTAAAAAAGCGATTGCTTCAGATGCAAAGGAATATCATTTTCAGCAATACCGTCGCAACTCACCATGGAACCGCCTTCAACTGGATAAACTGGAAAAACTGAGAGATGATTTGACTAAAAGATAA
- the ispF gene encoding 2-C-methyl-D-erythritol 2,4-cyclodiphosphate synthase — translation MQRVGQGYDTHQLVEGRLCIIGGVELPFEKGLVGHSDADVLIHAIIDALLGAAGKGDIGQLFPDTDLAFKDANSRELLQQVYKQLIGEKFSIINIDATILAEKPKMQPYLKEMQKNIAFDCQMDTERVNVKATTSEKMGFVGRQEGIAAMAICLIEKNTI, via the coding sequence ATGCAAAGAGTCGGTCAAGGATATGATACCCACCAATTAGTTGAAGGGCGACTTTGTATTATTGGTGGTGTAGAATTGCCATTTGAAAAAGGTCTTGTTGGTCATTCTGATGCCGATGTTTTAATTCATGCCATTATTGATGCATTGCTTGGAGCTGCAGGAAAAGGCGATATCGGACAGTTATTTCCTGATACAGATCTAGCTTTTAAAGATGCAAACTCTAGAGAATTATTGCAACAAGTTTATAAACAGTTAATAGGTGAAAAATTTAGTATTATTAATATAGATGCGACAATTTTAGCAGAAAAGCCAAAAATGCAACCGTATTTAAAAGAAATGCAAAAAAATATAGCATTTGATTGTCAAATGGATACAGAACGTGTTAACGTAAAAGCGACAACGTCTGAGAAAATGGGTTTTGTCGGAAGACAAGAAGGTATTGCAGCAATGGCTATTTGTTTAATTGAAAAAAATACTATTTAG
- the rlmB gene encoding 23S rRNA (guanosine(2251)-2'-O)-methyltransferase RlmB → MEEEEHQQDLVAGRLPAIEVLKSERDINKVFIQEGLSGSKMDEIQKLSKKRNVQISYVPKTKLDRLVEGVVHQGVVIAAAAFQYATIDDLFAAAAAKGEDPFFIILDGVEDPHNLGSIMRTADASGAHGIIIPKRRAVGLTATVAKASTGAIEHVPVARVTNLTQTIKELKERGIWFYGTDMEGQDYRKWETSIPLALIIGNEGKGITRLVKEQMDGMLTIPMTGHVQSLNASVAASLLMYEVFRGRHKI, encoded by the coding sequence ATGGAGGAAGAAGAGCATCAACAAGATTTAGTTGCAGGTCGACTACCTGCAATAGAAGTCTTGAAATCTGAACGAGATATTAATAAAGTCTTCATTCAAGAAGGGTTAAGCGGCTCTAAAATGGATGAAATTCAAAAACTTTCTAAAAAAAGAAATGTTCAAATTTCTTATGTACCGAAAACGAAACTAGACCGATTAGTAGAAGGTGTGGTACATCAAGGAGTAGTTATTGCCGCTGCAGCATTTCAGTATGCAACAATCGATGACTTATTTGCTGCTGCTGCTGCAAAAGGAGAAGATCCGTTCTTTATTATTTTAGACGGTGTGGAAGATCCTCATAACCTGGGTTCAATTATGCGTACGGCTGATGCAAGTGGAGCTCATGGAATCATTATTCCTAAGAGACGTGCTGTTGGTTTAACCGCAACGGTTGCCAAAGCTTCAACTGGAGCAATAGAACACGTCCCTGTAGCTCGCGTAACGAATTTAACTCAAACAATTAAAGAATTAAAAGAACGAGGAATTTGGTTTTATGGAACAGATATGGAAGGTCAAGATTACCGTAAATGGGAAACAAGTATACCATTAGCATTAATAATCGGAAACGAGGGAAAAGGTATCACTCGGCTGGTTAAAGAACAGATGGACGGTATGTTAACTATACCGATGACCGGTCACGTTCAAAGCTTAAATGCTAGTGTTGCTGCAAGCTTATTGATGTATGAAGTTTTTAGAGGTCGTCATAAAATCTGA
- the epsC gene encoding serine O-acetyltransferase EpsC, translating into MKRMREDLKTIKQKDLSVKSTLEIILTYPSFYAILLHRLAHKLYLNHFYLLARILANFSRFLTGIEIHPGAIIGRRLFIDHGMGVVVGETAIIGDDVVMFHGVTLGGTGKDEGKRHPTIGNNVLLSAHVQVIGPITIGNNTKIGASAVVLKSMPADVTAVGMPAEIVRWHK; encoded by the coding sequence ATGAAACGAATGAGAGAAGATCTTAAGACAATCAAACAAAAAGATCTTTCTGTTAAAAGTACACTTGAAATCATTTTAACTTATCCTAGTTTTTATGCTATTCTTTTACATCGCTTAGCCCATAAATTATATTTAAATCATTTTTATTTACTTGCCCGTATACTTGCTAATTTTTCTAGATTTTTAACAGGAATTGAAATTCACCCAGGAGCGATTATTGGAAGAAGATTATTTATTGATCATGGAATGGGAGTTGTAGTAGGAGAAACAGCTATTATTGGTGACGATGTTGTGATGTTTCACGGAGTAACATTAGGTGGAACTGGCAAAGACGAAGGGAAGAGACACCCAACTATTGGCAACAATGTCTTGCTTTCAGCTCATGTCCAAGTTATTGGACCGATTACTATTGGGAATAACACTAAAATTGGTGCATCAGCTGTTGTATTGAAATCTATGCCTGCAGATGTAACAGCTGTCGGAATGCCAGCTGAGATAGTGAGATGGCATAAATAA
- a CDS encoding polyprenyl synthetase family protein — translation MSVSSFWEPYSELQAELESVTHLMAKQIRLRNKEIETVLLESIYRGGKMIRPAYTLLFSKFGDNQQVERTLALSAAVELLHTATLIHDDIVDDSPLRRGVPSLQAQYGKDVAVYAGDYLFTVCFRLLSNYADPTEQVEVNTRGMERILMGELDQMYLRYNKNISIRSYLTQVSGKTAQLFALACYSGALNGGQTEKFSRNSYYIGSHIGMAFQIIDDILDYSQTSIVFGKPVLEDVRQGIYTAPLIFALQEKNARLKELIDKEAQLTESDAKEIQQLVIRLNGLEKAKQLAEKYTQKAMKRIEQLPDQKEKEQIKKITLSLLERHI, via the coding sequence ATGTCTGTGTCCTCCTTCTGGGAACCTTATTCAGAATTGCAAGCAGAATTAGAATCAGTTACACACTTAATGGCTAAACAAATTCGTTTACGCAATAAAGAAATCGAGACCGTACTTTTAGAGAGTATTTATCGCGGTGGAAAAATGATCCGTCCAGCTTATACATTACTTTTCTCAAAATTTGGTGACAATCAACAAGTAGAGCGAACTCTTGCACTTTCAGCTGCAGTCGAGCTCCTCCATACAGCTACGTTAATTCATGACGATATTGTTGATGACTCTCCTCTAAGACGAGGAGTACCTAGTCTCCAAGCTCAATACGGAAAAGATGTAGCCGTCTATGCTGGAGATTACCTCTTCACTGTTTGTTTTCGTCTCTTATCTAACTATGCTGATCCAACAGAACAAGTTGAAGTAAATACTCGCGGTATGGAACGCATTCTAATGGGTGAGTTAGATCAAATGTATTTACGCTATAATAAAAATATATCTATTCGAAGTTATTTAACTCAAGTTTCTGGGAAAACGGCCCAATTATTCGCTCTTGCTTGTTACTCAGGTGCCTTGAATGGTGGACAAACAGAAAAATTTTCTAGAAATAGCTATTATATTGGTAGTCATATTGGAATGGCCTTTCAAATAATTGATGACATCTTAGATTATTCTCAAACCTCTATCGTCTTTGGAAAACCTGTTTTAGAAGATGTTCGTCAAGGTATTTATACCGCTCCTTTGATTTTTGCACTTCAAGAAAAGAATGCACGTCTAAAAGAACTTATCGATAAAGAAGCACAACTAACTGAATCAGATGCTAAAGAAATTCAGCAGTTAGTCATTAGACTAAATGGTTTAGAGAAAGCAAAACAATTGGCTGAAAAATATACTCAAAAAGCGATGAAACGAATAGAACAGTTGCCTGATCAAAAAGAAAAGGAACAAATAAAAAAAATAACATTATCTTTATTAGAGCGTCATATCTAG